Proteins encoded in a region of the Synergistaceae bacterium genome:
- a CDS encoding transposase, protein MIDELHAQRQGKKKPRTYRKVARQKYLLFARNRRPSRKVIRQAVKSQLGFVGRNLKYIEALLLEGLELSDHSKKKLKIVEKLYQQQLEMYENRVHSTPDRIVSLDQPWVRPIVRGKSKARTEFGAKVAISMVDGFARIEKLSWDAFNEAGTFIESVEKYHRTYGCYPERVLVDMIYRNSVNRSYCKSKGMTMSGRKLGRPPSDPEIRRQQNLEERAQAGERNAVEGKFGEAKRRYGLDLLMARRQDTCETSIHMVFLVMNLAKRLRLFLFSFFKNLQFCAKNFFRTLVGSCENFGKAAQI, encoded by the coding sequence ATGATCGATGAGCTCCACGCACAAAGACAGGGGAAGAAGAAACCCCGGACCTACCGCAAGGTGGCACGTCAGAAATATTTACTCTTTGCCAGAAACCGCAGGCCTTCCCGAAAGGTCATCCGACAAGCAGTGAAATCACAGCTAGGCTTTGTAGGAAGAAACCTCAAATACATTGAAGCCCTGTTATTGGAAGGCCTAGAGCTCTCCGATCATTCCAAGAAAAAGCTTAAAATTGTTGAGAAACTGTACCAACAACAGCTGGAAATGTATGAGAACCGAGTTCACAGCACACCTGATCGAATCGTCAGTTTGGATCAACCATGGGTCCGACCAATAGTCCGTGGTAAGTCCAAAGCAAGGACAGAGTTTGGAGCGAAGGTAGCCATCAGCATGGTGGATGGGTTTGCACGAATCGAAAAACTCAGCTGGGATGCCTTCAATGAGGCTGGGACGTTTATTGAAAGTGTTGAAAAGTACCATCGCACCTATGGTTGCTATCCTGAGCGAGTCCTTGTGGATATGATTTATCGAAACAGCGTGAACCGCAGTTATTGCAAGAGCAAAGGCATGACCATGAGTGGTCGTAAACTCGGGAGGCCACCATCAGACCCAGAGATTCGTAGGCAACAAAACCTCGAAGAGAGGGCACAAGCCGGCGAACGGAATGCAGTGGAAGGCAAGTTTGGGGAAGCGAAAAGGCGATATGGCCTAGACCTTCTCATGGCACGGAGACAGGACACCTGTGAAACCAGTATCCATATGGTATTCCTGGTGATGAACCTGGCAAAAAGACTTCGTCTCTTTTTGTTCTCTTTTTTCAAAAATTTGCAATTTTGTGCCAAAAACTTTTTTCGCACCCTTGTGGGGTCCTGTGAAAACTTTGGGAAAGCGGCTCAAATTTAG
- a CDS encoding transposase, producing MSYHQNKAIPLLRGDKATDLPTGHRLENPYLQWFIGLPYYSYEPPFDASTMVSFQKRITPEMIELVNEAIIRGAVEK from the coding sequence ATCTCTTATCATCAAAACAAAGCTATCCCTCTCTTACGAGGAGACAAGGCAACAGATCTACCCACAGGGCACAGGCTGGAAAACCCCTATCTTCAATGGTTTATTGGGCTACCATACTATTCCTATGAACCGCCCTTTGATGCCAGTACGATGGTATCGTTCCAAAAACGCATTACTCCAGAAATGATAGAGCTGGTGAACGAGGCCATCATTCGAGGAGCTGTAGAAAAGTAG
- a CDS encoding ATP-binding cassette domain-containing protein, giving the protein MITLYSGGEKRRVTLARSILRETPILILDEPLANLDENNARAIEKQLLSITDRTIIIISHQFSMENTIKLDEVIQF; this is encoded by the coding sequence ATAATTACATTATATTCAGGAGGAGAAAAAAGAAGAGTTACTTTAGCTAGGTCAATTTTAAGAGAAACACCAATACTTATCTTAGATGAACCGTTAGCTAATCTCGATGAAAATAATGCTAGGGCAATTGAAAAGCAACTCTTATCAATTACAGACCGAACCATAATAATTATTTCCCATCAATTTAGTATGGAGAATACAATTAAATTAGATGAAGTGATACAATTTTAA